The following proteins are encoded in a genomic region of Amycolatopsis sulphurea:
- a CDS encoding IS630 family transposase yields the protein MALACSQPPEGYARWSLRLLEKHAVLTEDIPDLDHSTIGRVLKKTELRPHLKKCWTIPPKANAAFAAAMENVLAVYARPYDPARPVVCMDEKPYQLLGQVRDPIPAEPGHDHKEDNEYVRCGTCSIFVWVEPLRGWRRVHALSQRTKIDWAGQVKHLLTVDYPDAKTMVLVMDNLNTHSIGSLYEAFEPDEAFALAQRLEIHHTPKHRSWLNIAEIELSAQARQCLDRRINDLDTLNTELTAWQTATNTDQRQVHWQFTTTDARIKHRHLYPKT from the coding sequence ATCGCCCTGGCGTGCTCGCAGCCACCCGAGGGTTATGCCCGGTGGTCGCTACGACTGCTGGAAAAGCACGCCGTGCTCACCGAGGACATCCCTGACCTGGACCACTCCACCATCGGCCGGGTCCTAAAAAAAACGGAACTGCGTCCTCATCTGAAGAAGTGCTGGACCATCCCACCGAAGGCGAACGCGGCCTTCGCCGCAGCGATGGAAAACGTCCTCGCGGTCTACGCCCGGCCCTACGACCCAGCCAGGCCAGTGGTCTGCATGGACGAGAAGCCCTACCAACTCCTCGGCCAGGTCCGCGACCCCATCCCCGCCGAGCCCGGACATGACCACAAGGAAGACAACGAGTACGTCCGATGCGGCACCTGCTCGATCTTCGTGTGGGTCGAACCCCTGCGCGGATGGCGCCGCGTCCACGCCCTGTCCCAGCGAACCAAGATCGACTGGGCCGGGCAGGTCAAGCACCTACTGACCGTGGACTACCCCGACGCCAAGACCATGGTGCTGGTCATGGACAACCTCAACACCCATTCGATCGGATCACTCTACGAGGCCTTCGAACCCGACGAGGCCTTCGCGCTGGCCCAACGCCTGGAGATCCACCACACCCCCAAACACAGGTCCTGGCTCAACATCGCCGAAATCGAACTCTCCGCACAGGCCCGCCAATGCCTCGACCGCCGCATCAACGACCTCGACACCCTCAACACCGAACTCACCGCATGGCAGACCGCCACCAACACCGACCAACGCCAAGTCCACTGGCAGTTCACCACCACCGACGCCCGCATCAAACACCGCCACCTATACCCCAAGACCTAA